The following are encoded together in the Malaya genurostris strain Urasoe2022 chromosome 3, Malgen_1.1, whole genome shotgun sequence genome:
- the LOC131435016 gene encoding chaperone protein dnaK3: MDPKPMTTTTTATSSLAIGIDFGTSFSSVGIYRGGKFEIVASGSGCHRIPSCVAFTDKARLVGEDALAQYDRDPTNAVVEVKRILGRRSKSDKLHVQFKGERKVYYPDEICGVLLESLKSMAERKLGQKVGSAVIAVPAGFTDGQRQAMLDAAAIAGITVLRLVNEPTAAAISVGINKKVIGEQFVLVCSMGGGYLDVSVLTVYNGVFEIKATSCDQLGGTEFDDRLVEHFAKQFQEEHSKDIFASKEALRKLRKGCEQAKRTLSYTNRATIEIEDLLEGLGFTVNLSREQFEELTRDLFDKIMLHVETALRRARKNRFAIHEIMLVGESSRIPKVQVMLSEFFDRRSLSSSINSDEAVVVGSAIAAAILSGEKSAEIQDILWLDLVPRSIALIAEHATDAAPRILISRNSTVPLKVKHRVKSFRETQLLYEGESAIVSDNVLLGKLQIEGTFGDIEDVGLLFSIDTNGILHAVVEGNIELKATLEKGRLERFEIDRIVYEHKKVLLDAEKLEEDSKEQEITKQKIAYQQTLELDDKAGSWDRFSEWLHCICIVTFDLELGQAMELIYPKHVTLSEQEKMNICYLAFPDSNSGCMGDSQFHIRLRVSPGSESVLTGEHLEFNYHCLPVHRADPGHFWGFVYFRQIKDATLKRGYFQKSLVLLTRLPFINLFYEISALIAPSFFSSGEPTLEAVCDNICHWPSLMAGENLSLHILGSVYEISIPKQNNKSQAVEKTVKPETAISVGPQTQIIGSIHEIDIFKSLQFFLPHIHLLWELVLTGEPIVVTGTSPTDCAHMVQSLMSLINPLSYCAESRPYFTIHDTEFKEFTQNKNGHPSIILGVTNPFFAKTLQHWPHTIRLQDSVESQLQQQKQKQSIISASTNNVEGGINSSSSSESAAALSKLSKIKQITNKILDSSPGVYTQYKPFIGKDKVFIKKIILGIKTERPTSVQSALLRRHLLELTQSFMIPLERYMASLMPLQKDISPFKSAPLPNPFKQEDFLATLEECGPQLTFTCKGDWEGLYKRFFTSPNFKGWYETRYFELQQTLQALHMQTLSESNLTEWVKDKHEVEIVDMILRLRQKLTLCNSTQMAALPVPLNTKDTREQLLKHLDSMKRCLPDDLKQILNNI, translated from the coding sequence ATGGACCCCAagccgatgacgacgacgacgacggcgacgtCATCGCTGGCGATTGGAATCGATTTCGGCACGAGCTTTTCCAGTGTCGGCATTTATCGGGGTGGCAAGTTCGAGATCGTTGCCAGCGGTTCCGGATGTCACCGGATTCCGTCGTGTGTGGCTTTCACCGACAAGGCACGGTTGGTGGGTGAAGATGCGTTGGCCCAGTACGACCGTGATCCGACGAATGCCGTTGTCGAGGTGAAGCGAATACTGGGACGACGGAGTAAAAGTGATAAGCTACATGTTCAGTTTAAGGGAGAACGGAAGGTTTACTACCCGGATGAAATATGTGGGGTCCTACTGGAAAGTTTGAAGTCAATGGCCGAGCGAAAGTTGGGTCAAAAGGTGGGTTCGGCGGTGATTGCAGTTCCGGCTGGTTTTACCGATGGTCAGCGACAGGCAATGCTGGATGCAGCGGCAATCGCAGGGATAACTGTGCTGCGGTTGGTGAATGAACCGACGGCTGCGGCCATTTCGGTGGGGATCAACAAAAAAGTGATCGGCGAACAGTTTGTGCTGGTTTGTTCCATGGGCGGAGGATATTTGGATGTGTCCGTGCTGACGGTTTACAATGGGGTGTTCGAAATAAAGGCCACCTCGTGTGATCAGTTGGGTGGAACGGAATTTGACGATCGTTTGGTAGAACATTTCGCCAAGCAATTTCAGGAGGAACACTCGAaagatatctttgccagtaagGAAGCTCTGCGGAAACTACGGAAAGGTTGTGAACAGGCAAAGCGAACTCTTTCCTATACCAACCGGGCTACGATTGAGATCGAAGATCTGTTGGAAGGCCTAGGTTTTACGGTCAATTTGAGTCGGGAGCAGTTCGAAGAGCTCACTCGGGATCTGTTCGACAAGATCATGTTGCATGTCGAGACAGCGTTGCGACGTGCACGCAAAAATCGGTTTGCCATTCACGAGATTATGCTGGTGGGAGAATCTTCTCGAATACCGAAAGTACAGGTGATGCTCAGTGAATTCTTCGATCGTCGATCGCTCAGTAGTTCCATCAATTCCGACGAAGCTGTGGTAGTGGGCAGTGCTATTGCGGCGGCTATTTTGAGTGGTGAAAAATCCGCTGAGATTCAAGATATCCTGTGGTTGGATTTGGTTCCACGATCGATTGCTTTGATCGCGGAGCACGCAACCGACGCCGCACCGAGGATTCTGATCAGTAGAAATTCGACGGTTCCTTTGAAGGTGAAGCACCGGGTGAAGAGTTTTCGTGAAACGCAACTGCTGTACGAGGGAGAGAGTGCCATTGTTAGTGATAATGTTTTACTGGGGAAGTTACAGATCGAGGGAACATTCGGGGACATTGAGGACGTGGGGCTGCTGTTTAGTATAGACACTAATGGAATTCTGCACGCTGTTGTGGAGGGAAATATTGAGCTGAAAGCTACACTGGAGAAAGGAAGACTTGAAAGATTTGAGATTGATAGGATCGTGTACGAACACAAGAAAGTACTGTTGGATGCCGAGAAGCTCGAAGAAGATAGCAAGGAGCAAGAAattacgaaacaaaaaattgCTTATCAGCAGACGCTGGAGTTGGATGATAAGGCAGGATCCTGGGATCGATTCAGCGAGTGGCTCCACTGTATTTGTATAGTAACATTCGATCTGGAGTTGGGACAAGCCATGGAATTGATTTATCCAAAGCACGTTACGCTAAGCGAACAGGAAAAAATGAACATATGCTATTTGGCCTTTCCGGATTCCAACTCGGGCTGTATGGGAGATTCACAGTTTCACATTCGGCTACGGGTATCGCCTGGATCGGAATCTGTTCTGACCGGGGAACATCTCGAGTTTAACTATCATTGTTTGCCAGTGCACCGAGCCGATCCTGGTCACTTCTGGGGCTTTGTGTATTTCCGTCAGATCAAGGATGCTACTTTGAAGCGTGGTTATTTCCAGAAAAGTTTAGTTCTACTCACTCGATTACCGTTCATAAATCTGTTCTACGAAATCAGTGCTCTAATTGCCCCGTCCTTTTTCTCCAGCGGTGAACCCACGCTGGAAGCCGTATGTGATAACATATGCCATTGGCCGTCTCTGATGGCCGGGGAAAATCTATCTCTGCACATTCTAGGAAGCGTTTATGAAATCTCAATCccaaagcaaaacaacaagtcaCAGGCTGTCGAGAAAACTGTCAAACCGGAAACGGCAATTTCGGTCGGTCCGCAAACCCAAATCATCGGTTCGATTCACGAGATCGACATATTCAAGAGTCTTCAGTTTTTCTTACCTCACATTCATTTACTCTGGGAGTTGGTCCTCACCGGAGAACCCATCGTAGTAACTGGAACATCACCCACCGACTGTGCCCACATGGTCCAATCGTTGATGAGCCTCATCAATCCGCTGTCGTACTGTGCCGAAAGTCGTCCCTATTTCACGATTCATGATACCGAATTCAAAGAATTCACTCAGAACAAAAATGGCCACCCGTCAATTATTCTCGGTGTGACGAATCCGTTCTTTGCGAAAACCCTGCAACATTGGCCACACACCATACGGCTGCAGGACAGTGTCGAAAGTCAGCTCCAGcagcagaaacagaaacaatcgATTATCTCAGCCAGTACCAACAACGTCGAGGGGGGCATCaactcgtcgtcatcgtcggaaTCGGCCGCCGCCCTGTCAAAACTATCGAAAATCAAACAAATCACGAACAAAATTTTGGACTCTTCGCCGGGAGTCTACACCCAGTACAAACCATTCATTGGCAAAGACAAAGTCTTTATCAAAAAAATCATTCTGGGAATCAAAACCGAGCGTCCGACGTCGGTACAGTCGGCACTGCTTCGGAGACATCTGCTAGAGCTAACGCAAAGTTTCATGATACCGTTGGAACGCTACATGGCTTCCCTGATGCCACTGCAGAAAGACATCTCACCTTTTAAATCCGCTCCACTTCCGAACCCCTTCAAACAGGAGGACTTTCTTGCCACGCTGGAAGAGTGCGGCCCCCAGTTGACATTTACCTGCAAGGGTGACTGGGAGGGTCTGTACAAACGTTTCTTCACTTCCCCCAACTTCAAAGGTTGGTACGAGACGCGGTACTTCGAGCTACAGCAAACCCTGCAGGCACTGCACATGCAAACACTGTCCGAATCTAATCTCACCGAATGGGTCAAGGACAAACACGAGGTCGAAATAGTCGACATGATTCTGCGACTGCGGCAGAAGTTAACCCTTTGCAACAGCACCCAGATGGCGGCCCTGCCGGTGCCGCTGAACACTAAGGATACTCGCGAACAGCTGCTGAAACATCTGGACAGCATGAAACGCTGCCTACCGGATGATCTGAAGCAGATTTTAAACAATATCTGA
- the LOC131435021 gene encoding S-phase kinase-associated protein 1-like has protein sequence MSTIKLQTSDEIEFVLDSQLVRHFGTISTMLEDAGIKLTDGEVIPLPNVNSAIFRKLLEWVEHHKHDHCGPSAAEELNQRADDISRWDRAFLNVDQRTLFQIMLAANYLDMKALVAVTCKTVANMIEGKTVEQIRSTFHIKNDFPPGEEKKIRAKMELWEERT, from the coding sequence ATGTCAACTATCAAACTACAAACTTCAGACGAAATCGAATTCGTTCTGGATAGCCAGCTTGTGAGACACTTCGGAACCATCAGCACAATGCTGGAAGACGCGGGCATTAAGTTGACCGACGGCGAAGTGATTCCGTTACCGAACGTAAACTCGGCAATATTCCGCAAGCTTCTGGAATGGGTCGAGCATCACAAGCATGATCACTGTGGGCCATCAGCGGCTGAAGAGCTAAACCAACGGGCGGATGATATTAGCCGGTGGGACCGTGCTTTCCTGAATGTGGATCAACGAACCTTGTTTCAGATTATGTTGGCAGCAAACTATTTGGATATGAAGGCGCTCGTTGCAGTGACCTGCAAGACGGTGGCTAACATGATAGAGGGTAAAACAGTGGAACAAATCAGAAGTACCTTCCATATCAAGAACGATTTTCCACCGGGAGAAGAGAAGAAAATTCGAGCCAAAATGGAGCTATGGGAGGAGAGGACATAG